Genomic window (Saccharothrix australiensis):
GATCGCGTTCGTCCACCTGCTGCGCGGTGAGCGCGAACGCCTTGACCGTGACGAAGAGGCCGACCAGCACCGACGCGGTGACGAACATGAGCGCGGCCGACCATGTCAGCGCCCTGTTGCGCATCAACCTGATCGCGAACCTCATACCGGTGCCCCCACCGCCGTGCGCACCCTGCCGTCGGACATCTCGTAGACCGTGTCCGCGATCTCCCGGCACATCGGGTCGTGCGAGCACACGACGGCCACCATGCCGTCGTCGCACAACGCTCTGATCAGCTCGAACAGCTCACGGGCGGCACGCGAGTCGAGCGCGCCCGTCGGTTCGTCGGCGACCAGCACGCGCCGGTCGCCGACCAGCGCCCGTGCGACGCCCACCCGTTGCCGCTGGCCGCCGGAGAGCTGGTGGGGCATCCGGTGCGCGACATCGGCGAGGCCGACCCTGGCGAGCTGGTCGAGCGCCCGGGCGCGTCCGTCGAGCCCCTGCGCCTCCAGTGGCAGGGCTACGTTCTCCAGCGCGGTGAACTCCTCGATCAGGTTGTGCTCCTGGAACACCACCCCGATCGTGGTGAGCCGCAGTCGGGCGCGGGCGCTCTCGTCGAGCAGGCCGAGGTCGACCTGCTCGACGAGTATTCTCCCGGTGTCCGCGGTGTCGAGTCCCGTGATCAGGTTGACCAGCGTGGACTTGCCCGAACCGCTCGCCCCCGCCACGCACACGAACTCTCCCGCACGTGCGGTCAGGCTGACGTCTCGCACGGCCGTGACGGTCTCGGCGGTGGAGGCGAACGAGCGGCTGACGTTCTCCACCACGAGCAACCGGGAGGTCATGTCAGCACCGGCCCTGGGTGTTCCACGACGAGAGCTTGTTGTCGTCCCTGGAGTTGATGTCGTCGTCCGACGTCCCCGCCCTCATCGTCACGCACCGGCCGCCGCCGCCGGCGTCGTGGTACCAGCGGGCGTCGACGTTGGTGAGGTTCCGCCACGACGACATCTCGTCGTTCGCCACGGCGCTGACGTTCGTCGTACCCTTCAGCGGCGCCTTCTCCTCCAGCTTGGTGCCGTAGTTGTTGTGCTTGTAGATGCAGACCCGGTCGGGCGTGCAGGACTCAGCCTGGACGCTCGCCGACGCCACACCGATGCCCCCGAGCACCACAGCGCCCGCGACGGCCACACCGGCCGCCAGCTTGCCGAACTTCATGGGAATTCCTCCTTTGGTTCGCCCTCTTCGTCGCCATGTCGGGACTTTCGGCGCGGGAGCACGAATGGCACAGCGGTACCCCTGCGCGTCGCCCGTTGATCTGCTGTAATGGCTGCACAGATGCCCTCCGCCGGGAATTTCGGTCAGGAAGGCGACTGCGGGCCCGTCGTAGGGCGTTCTCCGACGGGTGGGCAAACTGTGTGCCACGGCTGGTGCACCGTTCCTGTAGCACTCTTGAAACCGCAGGTCAGGGGGCGGGTTCGGGAGGGAGCGGCGCAGGCCGCAGGGGGTGGTGACGATCGAGTTCCGCGTGTTCGGAGAAGTCGAGGCGATCGTCGACGGACGTGTGGTCGACCTGGGGCCTTCACGCCAGCGGTGCGTGCTGGTCGCGTTGCTCGTCGACGCGAACAGATTGGTGTCCCTGGACCAGCTGATGGACCGGGTCTGGGGTGACAGCCCGCCGCACAGCGGCAGCAATTCCCTGCACAGCTACCTGTCCCGGCTGCGCAAGGCGCTGGGTGTCGCGATCTGCCGGCAGCCCGGCGGCTACGTCCTGCGGGTCGATCCGGCGATGGTGGACCTGCATCGATTCCGCGACCTGGCCGAGCGGGCGCGCGGCTCCGACGACGCGACCGCCGTCGCCCTGCTGGACCGGGCACTCGCGCTGTGGCGGGGAGCGGCCTTCCCGGTCATGGAGACGCCGTGGGCGGACGAGGTCAGGACCGCGCTGCACCGCGACCGGCTGGAGGCGGTGCTGCACCGCAACGAGCTCGGCCTCCGCGGTGGCCGCCACGCGGAGCTGGTTCCCGAGCTGCTGGCGCTCGCCGCGGAGGAGCCGCTGGACGAACGCCTGGCCGGCCAGCTGATGCGCGCGCTCTGCCTGGGCGGACGGCCGGCCCACGCGCTGGAGCACTACGAGCTGGTCCGGCGCAGGCTCTCCGAGGAGCTCGGCGTCGACCCGAGTCCCGCGCTCCAGCGGGTGCACCAGCAGATCCTCACCGGGTCGCCCGCGCTCGTGCCCGCGGACACGCGTCCCGTGCACGCCCTGCCGCACGACATCGCGGACTTCACCGGCCGCGACCAGGAGCTCGCACAGCTGCTCGACACCGTCCGCGACCCGTCCGGCGCGACGACGGTGATCGCCGCGATCGACGGCATGGCGGGAATGGGCAAGACCGCGTTGGCCGTGCACGCCGCCCACCGCCTCTCCTCGTGCTACCCGGACGTGCAGCTGTTCATCGACCTGCACGCGCACACGGCCGACAGACAGCCCGTGGACACCGCGGCGGCTCTCGGCACGCTGTTGCGTTCGGTGGGAGTGCCGGGTGAGCGGATTCCGGCCGGGCTGGACGAACGGGCGGCGCTGTGGCGTTCGACGCTCGCGGGGCGGAAGGCCCTGGTGGTGTTCGACAACGTGGTCAGCGCGGCCCACGTCCGCCCCCTGCTGCCCGGCGGCCCCCGCTGCCTGGCGCTGGTCACCAGCAGGCGCAGGCTGACCGACCTCGACTCGGCCCGCACGCTGTCGCTGGACGTGCTGCCGCACCGCCAGGCGGTGGCGTTGTTCACCAGGGTCCTCGGCGACGAACGGCGCGAACCGGGGGCCGTCGGCGAGGTGGTCGGCCTGTGCGGGCACCTGCCGCTGGCGATCAGGATCGCGGCGGCACGGCTGCGGTCCCGTCCGGTGTGGACGGTCGGGCGCCTGGCCGGCCGCCTGCGCGCCGGGCTGAGCGAGCTGGCGACCGGCGACCGCAGCGTGGTCACCGCCCTGCACCTGTCCTATCGGCAGCTCACCGAGGCGCAGCAACGGTTGTTCCGGCTGCTGGGCCTGCACCCCGGCGCCGACTTCGACGGGTGGTCGGCCGCCGCGCTCACCGCCGCCGGGGTGGTGGAGGTGGAGCGGACCCTGGAGGAGCTGGTCGACCTGCACCTCCTGCAGGAGCCGGAGCCGGGCCGGTACCGGATGCACGACCTGCTGCGCGCGTTCGCCGTCGAGCTGACGACCGCCACCGACAGCGCCCAGAGCAGGCACGCGGCCCGGACACGCCTGCGCGACAGGTACCTCTCCACCGCGGCGAGGGCGGTGGACGTCGTCGCGCCGGGAGACGACCACGTTCGCCCGCCCGCCGACCTCCCCGGCCCGGCCCTGTCCGGCTACGCGGAGGCGATGGCGTGGTTGGAACGGGAACGGGAGAACCTCGTGGCCACCGCGATCGCGGGGGCGCACTCGGGTGAGCTGTCCACGACCCTGTTGCGCTACCTCGACCTGCGCGGCTACCACGACGACGCGCTCGCGCTGCACGGCCACGCGTACGCCACCGCCCGCGGTCGCGCCGACGCCGAGGCGGAGTGCCAGGCGCTGGGGAACCTCGGCACCGCCTGCGAGCGGCTGGGCCGTTACGACTCGGCGGAGAAGCACCACCGCAACGCGCTGGACCTGGCCAGGTCGGTCGGCGCCCTGCCGCTGGAAGGCCGCACCCACAACAACCTGGCCAACGTGTACCTGGCCGTGGCGGACCACCACAACGCGCTCGTGCACTACCGGCAGGCGCTCGACATCGCGGTGCGGACCGGGAACCGCGTCGGCCAGTGCCGCTCGGCGAACAACCTCGGCATCGTCCACGAGCGGCTGGGCCAGTACGACGAGGCGGCCGTCCAGCACACCGAGGCGCTGACCGTCGCCGAGCAGGTCGGCGACGTCGCCGGGCGCGGGTACGCGTTGCACAGCCTGGGTTTCGCCTACCGCCGGCTGGGGCGTGCGGACGAGGCGCTCGGCCACTTCCGGCAGGCCGTCACGATCGCCGAGCACACCGCCAACCGGAGCCTGGAGGGCTACACCAGGCTGGGCCTGGGACTGCTGCTGGCGGACCTGGGCCGGTTCGCGGAGTCGGCCGCCAACCTGCACAACGCGCTCTCCGTGGCGAGCGACACCGGGAATCGGGGCCTGCGGACCGAAGCGCTCAACGGCCTCGGCGAACTGGCCCGGCGGGGCGACGACCCGGCACGTGCCCTCGTCCACCACCGGGAAGCCCTCGCACTGGCCGAGGAAACCGGCGACCGCTACCAGCAGGCCCGCGCTCATGACGGGCTGGCCCATGCGCAGCACGCCCTGGACCGGCGGTCCGAGGCCCGGCGGCACTGGCGCAGCGCGTTGACCCTCTACGTCGCGGCCGGCGTGCCGGAAGCCGATCCCGTCCGCGTTCGACTGTCCACCGCAGGGTGACCACCGAGTAGGAGCTGAGCCGTGAAACCGTACTCCGCCCTGGCAGCCGCGGTGCTGCTCGCCACGTTCCCCGCGCCCTCCGCGCGGGCGACGATCAACGGAACCGAGCCGGGCACGCAGATCTACTACGTGGGATCGGTGCAGGAGGCCACCGGTCCGGAGGCGTCCCGGCACCTCTGCGGGAGTGTCCTCACCGAGGACTACTGGGTGCTCACCTCGAAGCAGTGCGTGCAGGGCAGAACGCCCGAGTCGGTCAACGTCCGAGTCGGGTCGCGACGCCATGCGGGCGACGGTGAACTCATCTCCGCCGCCCGCATCATCCCGCATCCCACCAGCGACGTGGCGCTCATCCGGCTGAGCAAGCCGAGCAGCGCCGTCCCGGTGCACGTGGCCGAACAGCCGGCCGGGACGGGTGCCGAGGCCAAAACGCTGGGCTGGGGCCAAACCTGCCCGACCGCCGGGTGCGGGGGACCGAGCGCGGAGCTGCAGGCGGTGGCCGCCCGCACCGAGCCGCGTTCCGCGTGCGGCGGCGAGGGTGACCGCCTCTGCACGACGTATCCGAACGGTGGTGGTCCCTGCTTCGGCGACGAGGGCGGCCCGCTGGTCAGTCGGGACGGCTTGCTGCTGTTCGGGCTCGTTCCCAGCTGGGTGCCCGAGGCGCACGACTGCACCCTGGACCGGCCGCCCGTGATCGACCTGTCCGCGCTGCGCGACTGGATCGACCGGGAAATCCGCTGACCGGACCCGTCGGAGCACCAGGCCGACGTGCGCCCCTGGCGGTGCGGCGCGGCGCCCGACCCGCGCTCGGCCGATCCGCGGTTCCAGCGACGGGACGGCCGCTCGGGGCGGCCCGCTGCTCCTCCATCGCCCCTGCCCCCGCTGTCAACGGACTGCGGCGTGGGCCAGGTGCTTCTTCCGGAGGCGGATGGACAGGACGAAGACGGCGGACACCTCAAGCAGGAGGAGGGTGCCGGAGACGGTCGTCGACAAGGCGCTGATCGCGGTCGGCGGGTGCGAGCCCGGCACGATGAACACGGTGGCGGTGAACGCCAGTGAGATCATCAGCATCGTGACCGACACGGCGACGGGCAGCCGGCGCAGCGGACGTGCCAGCACCACCTCGACGGCGTCCCGGAGGGTGAGGCGTCGCCTGCCCGCGCGCCAAGCCGCCATCGGCCAGCGGAGCACCACCGACCAGAGTCCGCCGAACAGGAGCATGGCGATCGCGGTGCTCAAGTCGTCCACGGCGGTCCTGCCCAGTGGCGGGGTGCCGAAGATGGAGCCGATCACCCCACCGACGAAGCCGCTCACCCCCATGAACACGCCCAGCCACAGCGGGATCAACAGCAACCCGCTGGCGACTCGGGCGGCATCCACCGACTCCGTGCTCCGGGCGGCGGACATTCGCCCGGTCGGCTGATCACCGGTCCCCGCGGCGCGCTCGTGTGCGGCGGCGTCCTCGGGCGGCACGGCGTGCGCGGTCGGCGGCGGCTCCGGCGCGGGCGGCTTCGGGCCGGGCGGTGCGGCGGCTGGGTCCGAGCGCGGTTCTTTGCGCAGCAGCAAATCCGCGCTGGTGTCGGTGCTCTTGAACTTCGGTTCGGGCAGCCCTCGGTTCGACATGGCGGCGAGCAGCGAGCGGTAGAGCGTCCGGATCGTCAGCGGTGAGCCCGCGATCGACGTCCCCCGTCTCAGGAGCCCGATCAGCTCCTCGGTGAAGGCGGTGTTCCGCGCGCCGGGCGGTGCGTGGGACACCTGGTTCCGGGGCGCCGAGGTGATGACCGACGTGCCCGCGATCGCGATGTCCCGGGCGTTGATCCCACCGCCGGACATCGCGCCGAGGACCGTCCCGGAGTAGCAGCAGTCCAGGATGAGCAGCTTGACCCTGGCGGGGCTGTCCGCCAGCACTTCGCGCACGAACTCGAACGGGACCGCGGAACCGGCCAAGCCGTCCCGGTCGGTGTGCCGGACGGTCAGGTACAGCTCGTCCCTGGTGTCGTGGCGGACGCCGTGACCGGCGTAGTACACGAGCAACAGGTCCTCGGCCTGGCTGACCGCGCCGCGCAGGCGCTCCATGAAGCTGCTCACCGAGTCCGGGGTGTCGACGACGACGCACTGCTCCCACCCCAGGATGCCGGTGTCGGCGGCGGTCAACGCGGATACCAGGTCGAACAGGTTGTTGCGCACCGCGGGCAGCGGTGGGAACCGGTCGGTCTGGCGGAAGTCGCTCGTACCGATCAACACGGCCCTTGAGCGCACCGGATCGGGAAGCGTCGCCACCTATCCCTCCAGGAACGTCCGGACCGCGGTGGCCGTCGCGTGCGCGTCGTCACCGGAACCGCACGTCAGCTCCAACTCGCGGCCCTGCTCGTCGCGGACGGTGAGGGTGATCTTCGCGGTCGTGCGGCGGTGCTTGAGGTAGTCGAACAGCGACCGCACGAGCACCGACACGGTCCCGCTGGTCAGCACGATGACGGCGGCGTCGACGATCTCGCCCATCTCGCCCTCGGCCGGTGGTGCCGCGGCGAGGCTCACCCGGCCCCGCAACGCGTCCTCGTCCCGCAGCCACATCACCAGTGCGCGCAGGTCGTCAGCCGAGCCCGCTGTCCGCACGCGCGCCGTTGCGGTCGACACCCGAACCCCCTCGTCGGCGGAGCCTGACCACTCCGGCCGGTCAATAGTCATCTCGCGGGTGGAAGATCCACCCGCGCCACGCTAGCGCAACCACCGCCGTCGAACAGCACCTTTCGCGGTGAACGCACCCTCATACCTCGTACTGGTCCCGAGCGCCGGCGAAGTCGTGCTTCACTGGCCCGATCACCTGAACGGGCTTGACCTTCGACACGGGGCGGATCAGCGGCTATGCGCCGAGGGTGGTGCGACGGACGCGGACGCTGGAGCTGTGCCCGTCGTGCTGCGACCAGCCGCTGCTGAAGCCGGTGCTGGTGGCGACATCCCATCCCTTCTGCGCGCGCATCTGCTGGGCGAAAGCCGCAAGGTCCTTGATCCGGCATCCGCAGTCGAAGCGGACGTCCACCCACACGTAGCGAGCGGTGGGGTTGGTCTCGGAGGAACTGACTCCCCAGCGGATCTGGTGCTCGTGCTCGGCCAGTCCCGTTCGTTGCTGGTCGTGGACGATGCCGAAGGCTTTGGCGTAATCGTCCAGATCGTCGATGACGAACAGGTCGCTGCGGTACTGACCGGGCCAGACGGCGTACAGGCGCGACGCGCCCGAACGAGCCCGCTCGTAAGTGCCCGCGTCCTGCCCGAAGGTCACCGTGCCATCGGATGCGACTTCGATGTAGCAGATCGTCGACATGGTGTACGGGAAGTCCGCACTGGCCGCACTGCGTGGTTTCACCGAGCCTCCCGGTTCCCTTCGCGTCACCTTGCATTTCCACCCGCCTTTCGCACTCGGCGAATGATGTCGGAGGAGATGGGTCAGGCTCGGCCGATGGTCGAAGGCTCGGCCGCGAAGGGTGCGCATCAAGCACCCCTCGACG
Coding sequences:
- a CDS encoding caspase family protein, which translates into the protein MLIGTSDFRQTDRFPPLPAVRNNLFDLVSALTAADTGILGWEQCVVVDTPDSVSSFMERLRGAVSQAEDLLLVYYAGHGVRHDTRDELYLTVRHTDRDGLAGSAVPFEFVREVLADSPARVKLLILDCCYSGTVLGAMSGGGINARDIAIAGTSVITSAPRNQVSHAPPGARNTAFTEELIGLLRRGTSIAGSPLTIRTLYRSLLAAMSNRGLPEPKFKSTDTSADLLLRKEPRSDPAAAPPGPKPPAPEPPPTAHAVPPEDAAAHERAAGTGDQPTGRMSAARSTESVDAARVASGLLLIPLWLGVFMGVSGFVGGVIGSIFGTPPLGRTAVDDLSTAIAMLLFGGLWSVVLRWPMAAWRAGRRRLTLRDAVEVVLARPLRRLPVAVSVTMLMISLAFTATVFIVPGSHPPTAISALSTTVSGTLLLLEVSAVFVLSIRLRKKHLAHAAVR
- a CDS encoding S1 family peptidase encodes the protein MLLATFPAPSARATINGTEPGTQIYYVGSVQEATGPEASRHLCGSVLTEDYWVLTSKQCVQGRTPESVNVRVGSRRHAGDGELISAARIIPHPTSDVALIRLSKPSSAVPVHVAEQPAGTGAEAKTLGWGQTCPTAGCGGPSAELQAVAARTEPRSACGGEGDRLCTTYPNGGGPCFGDEGGPLVSRDGLLLFGLVPSWVPEAHDCTLDRPPVIDLSALRDWIDREIR
- a CDS encoding peptidase inhibitor family I36 protein; the encoded protein is MKFGKLAAGVAVAGAVVLGGIGVASASVQAESCTPDRVCIYKHNNYGTKLEEKAPLKGTTNVSAVANDEMSSWRNLTNVDARWYHDAGGGGRCVTMRAGTSDDDINSRDDNKLSSWNTQGRC
- a CDS encoding ABC transporter ATP-binding protein, translating into MTSRLLVVENVSRSFASTAETVTAVRDVSLTARAGEFVCVAGASGSGKSTLVNLITGLDTADTGRILVEQVDLGLLDESARARLRLTTIGVVFQEHNLIEEFTALENVALPLEAQGLDGRARALDQLARVGLADVAHRMPHQLSGGQRQRVGVARALVGDRRVLVADEPTGALDSRAARELFELIRALCDDGMVAVVCSHDPMCREIADTVYEMSDGRVRTAVGAPV
- a CDS encoding AfsR/SARP family transcriptional regulator, with the protein product MTIEFRVFGEVEAIVDGRVVDLGPSRQRCVLVALLVDANRLVSLDQLMDRVWGDSPPHSGSNSLHSYLSRLRKALGVAICRQPGGYVLRVDPAMVDLHRFRDLAERARGSDDATAVALLDRALALWRGAAFPVMETPWADEVRTALHRDRLEAVLHRNELGLRGGRHAELVPELLALAAEEPLDERLAGQLMRALCLGGRPAHALEHYELVRRRLSEELGVDPSPALQRVHQQILTGSPALVPADTRPVHALPHDIADFTGRDQELAQLLDTVRDPSGATTVIAAIDGMAGMGKTALAVHAAHRLSSCYPDVQLFIDLHAHTADRQPVDTAAALGTLLRSVGVPGERIPAGLDERAALWRSTLAGRKALVVFDNVVSAAHVRPLLPGGPRCLALVTSRRRLTDLDSARTLSLDVLPHRQAVALFTRVLGDERREPGAVGEVVGLCGHLPLAIRIAAARLRSRPVWTVGRLAGRLRAGLSELATGDRSVVTALHLSYRQLTEAQQRLFRLLGLHPGADFDGWSAAALTAAGVVEVERTLEELVDLHLLQEPEPGRYRMHDLLRAFAVELTTATDSAQSRHAARTRLRDRYLSTAARAVDVVAPGDDHVRPPADLPGPALSGYAEAMAWLERERENLVATAIAGAHSGELSTTLLRYLDLRGYHDDALALHGHAYATARGRADAEAECQALGNLGTACERLGRYDSAEKHHRNALDLARSVGALPLEGRTHNNLANVYLAVADHHNALVHYRQALDIAVRTGNRVGQCRSANNLGIVHERLGQYDEAAVQHTEALTVAEQVGDVAGRGYALHSLGFAYRRLGRADEALGHFRQAVTIAEHTANRSLEGYTRLGLGLLLADLGRFAESAANLHNALSVASDTGNRGLRTEALNGLGELARRGDDPARALVHHREALALAEETGDRYQQARAHDGLAHAQHALDRRSEARRHWRSALTLYVAAGVPEADPVRVRLSTAG
- a CDS encoding effector-associated constant component EACC1; amino-acid sequence: MSTATARVRTAGSADDLRALVMWLRDEDALRGRVSLAAAPPAEGEMGEIVDAAVIVLTSGTVSVLVRSLFDYLKHRRTTAKITLTVRDEQGRELELTCGSGDDAHATATAVRTFLEG